From Salinibacterium sp. ZJ450, one genomic window encodes:
- the dusB gene encoding tRNA dihydrouridine synthase DusB, translating to MPSLTAPSPQLSIGPIALDVPVVLAPMAGITNTAFRRLCREYGAGLYVSEMITSRALVERTPESMRLIKHHESETLRSIQLYGVDPKTVSDAVTMLVAEDRADHIDLNFGCPVPKVTRKGGGAALPWKLGLFRDIVEGAVKAAGDIPLTIKMRKGIDADHLTYLEAAKAAEGAGVSAIALHARTAAEFYSGTADWSAIETLKNTITGTPILGNGDIWSADDAIRMVRETGADGVVVGRGCLGRPWLFGDLAAAFRGADADAATPARIEPTLGEVAQAFKRHAELLVEFFDDDEARGCRDIRKHVAWYFKGYSVGGDLRARLATVESLAQLDDLLATLDWSSPYPGEAAEGQRGRAGTPKKPALPDKWLDSRELQETHRAELSEAELSTSGG from the coding sequence ATGCCTTCCCTCACTGCACCGTCACCCCAGCTCAGCATCGGGCCGATCGCGCTCGATGTTCCCGTCGTGCTCGCGCCGATGGCGGGCATCACCAACACCGCGTTCCGCCGGCTCTGCCGCGAATACGGCGCAGGCCTCTACGTCAGTGAGATGATCACCAGCCGCGCCCTCGTCGAACGCACGCCCGAGAGCATGCGGCTGATCAAGCACCACGAGTCCGAGACGCTGCGCAGCATCCAGCTCTACGGCGTCGACCCGAAGACCGTGTCGGATGCCGTCACCATGCTGGTCGCCGAAGACCGCGCCGACCACATTGACCTGAATTTCGGATGCCCCGTGCCCAAGGTCACCCGCAAGGGCGGGGGAGCGGCGCTGCCCTGGAAGCTCGGGCTGTTCCGCGACATCGTCGAAGGCGCGGTGAAGGCGGCCGGCGACATCCCGCTCACCATCAAGATGCGCAAGGGCATCGACGCCGACCACCTCACCTACCTCGAAGCGGCGAAGGCCGCCGAGGGCGCCGGCGTCTCGGCCATCGCGCTGCACGCGCGCACCGCCGCGGAGTTCTACTCGGGCACCGCCGACTGGTCAGCCATCGAAACGTTGAAGAACACCATCACCGGCACGCCGATTCTCGGCAACGGCGACATCTGGAGCGCGGATGACGCGATCCGAATGGTGCGCGAGACCGGAGCGGACGGCGTTGTCGTCGGCCGCGGCTGCCTCGGCCGGCCCTGGCTGTTCGGCGATCTGGCTGCCGCGTTCCGCGGCGCGGACGCGGACGCCGCAACACCCGCGAGAATCGAACCCACCCTCGGCGAGGTCGCCCAGGCGTTCAAACGGCACGCCGAACTGCTGGTCGAGTTCTTCGACGATGACGAGGCTCGGGGCTGCCGCGACATCCGCAAGCACGTCGCCTGGTATTTCAAGGGCTACTCCGTCGGTGGCGACCTGCGCGCCCGGCTCGCCACGGTGGAGTCCCTCGCCCAACTCGACGACCTGCTCGCCACCCTGGACTGGTCATCGCCGTACCCCGGCGAAGCGGCCGAGGGGCAGCGCGGACGCGCCGGAACCCCGAAGAAGCCGGCACTGCCAGACAAGTGGCTGGACAGCCGCGAACTGCAGGAGACCCACCGCGCCGAACTGAGCGAAGCGGAATTGAGCACCAGCGGTGGCTGA
- a CDS encoding right-handed parallel beta-helix repeat-containing protein: MTVNKRWRITGIAVGSAIVLAAVLILALMLINRGDERQQAGPTPTPSAPTTPTPTPPAPSGGATQAEDIECPAATVTVSTADGLHEALAAAQPGHVIALADGVYQGNFVAATSGTPDAPIWLCGSAAAILDAGGPKEDYVMHLDGAQYWRLVGFTVQNGQKGVMADGTVGSIIHGLTVTGIGDEAIHLRRFSTDSTVSGNTISNTGLRREKFGEGVYVGTAESNWCDISGCEPDRSDRNRVIGNTISGTTSEAVDIKEGTSGGTVAGNSFDGAGITAADSWIDIKGNDWLIEANTGVNSPQDGFQTHEILDGWGDRNTFRANTATVNGPGVGFALTPEKENVLECTNSATAAAEGMSNIDCVG; the protein is encoded by the coding sequence ATGACGGTGAACAAGCGGTGGCGGATCACCGGCATCGCGGTCGGGAGCGCCATCGTGCTGGCTGCCGTGCTGATCCTGGCCCTGATGCTCATCAACCGTGGCGACGAGAGGCAGCAGGCGGGACCCACGCCGACACCCTCTGCACCGACCACCCCGACCCCGACCCCACCAGCCCCGAGCGGCGGTGCAACCCAGGCAGAGGACATCGAATGCCCGGCAGCGACCGTCACGGTGTCCACCGCCGACGGACTGCACGAGGCGCTCGCTGCTGCGCAGCCCGGCCACGTGATCGCCCTCGCCGACGGGGTCTACCAGGGAAACTTCGTCGCGGCGACATCCGGAACCCCCGACGCACCCATCTGGCTGTGCGGCTCGGCCGCCGCGATCCTCGATGCGGGCGGCCCCAAGGAGGACTACGTGATGCACCTGGACGGGGCCCAGTACTGGAGGCTCGTCGGCTTCACCGTGCAGAACGGGCAGAAGGGGGTGATGGCCGACGGCACAGTCGGCTCAATCATCCACGGGCTGACCGTCACCGGCATCGGCGACGAGGCTATTCACCTGCGACGGTTCAGCACCGACTCCACCGTCAGCGGCAACACCATCTCCAACACCGGTCTGCGCCGCGAGAAGTTCGGCGAAGGCGTCTACGTCGGCACCGCGGAAAGCAACTGGTGCGACATCAGCGGCTGCGAACCCGACCGCAGCGACCGAAACCGGGTCATCGGCAACACGATCAGCGGCACCACCTCCGAAGCCGTCGACATCAAGGAAGGCACCAGCGGCGGCACGGTTGCCGGCAACTCGTTCGATGGCGCCGGCATCACCGCCGCCGACTCCTGGATCGACATCAAGGGCAACGACTGGCTGATCGAGGCGAACACCGGGGTGAACTCGCCACAGGACGGCTTCCAGACCCACGAGATCCTCGACGGCTGGGGAGACCGCAACACGTTCCGCGCCAACACCGCCACCGTGAACGGGCCCGGCGTGGGCTTTGCCCTGACACCGGAGAAGGAGAACGTGCTGGAGTGCACGAACTCCGCCACGGCAGCCGCCGAAGGGATGAGCAACATCGACTGCGTCGGTTAG
- a CDS encoding aminoacyl-tRNA deacylase, translating to MIGRERVEADAAAKGLPIEIVERPHVRSLEEAAAALGIEPADIVKTLVVKRQDGNYLFALIPGDKQIGWAKLRGIVGVNKLKLPEADAAFEATGYERGTITPFGSTTAWPVYADESIVGRRVSMGAGDHGHSLFVDADALIAAFAATVADIAD from the coding sequence ATGATTGGACGCGAGCGAGTAGAGGCGGATGCCGCAGCCAAGGGCCTGCCCATCGAGATTGTCGAGCGACCGCACGTGCGCTCCCTCGAGGAGGCCGCGGCCGCGCTCGGAATAGAGCCCGCCGATATCGTGAAGACCCTCGTGGTGAAACGGCAGGACGGCAACTACCTGTTCGCGCTCATCCCCGGCGACAAGCAGATCGGCTGGGCCAAGCTACGCGGCATCGTCGGGGTCAACAAATTGAAGCTGCCCGAGGCCGACGCCGCGTTCGAGGCGACGGGGTACGAGCGAGGCACCATCACCCCGTTCGGCTCGACCACGGCCTGGCCGGTGTACGCGGACGAGTCGATTGTGGGCCGTCGCGTGTCGATGGGCGCCGGCGACCACGGTCACAGTCTGTTCGTGGACGCCGACGCCCTGATCGCCGCGTTCGCGGCGACGGTCGCCGATATCGCCGACTAG
- a CDS encoding ABC transporter substrate-binding protein — MAHTIRRRRTLGVLGTTAAAALVLAGCASTGDTAALDGIIIGTTDVITSLDPAGSYDNGSFAVQNQVFPFLMNSPYGSPDVEPDIAESAEFTAPTEYTVTLKEGLTFANGNELTSSDVKFTFDRQLAIADPNGPSSLLYNLESTDAPDDLTVVFHLKSENDQVFPQILSSPVSPIVDEEVFSATELTPSDEVVAGNGFAGQYSISDYAENELIQYEAFPDYNGVLGAAKTDSVTAQYFTDETSLKLAVQEGDADVAFRSLTPTDLADLRDDENVTVYDGPGGEIRYIVFNFNTQPFGLQTPDADPAKALAVRQAIAGVIDREQIASEVYNDTFTPLYSYVPDGLTGANESLKVYGDGQGGPDVEKAAATLQAAGVTTPVQLNLQYNPDHYGNSSDEEYALIQAQLNESGLFTVNLQSTLWDTYNPEYREGLYPLFQLGWYPDYSDADNYLTPFFLPTTDADGNAVNGGFFANGYNDPAVDQLILAQGEEADPDARAALIEEIQTKVAEQVSTLPYLQGAQVAVARNDITGVETTLDPSFKFRYGALGRE; from the coding sequence ATGGCACACACAATCAGGCGCCGGCGCACGCTGGGCGTGCTCGGCACAACCGCGGCAGCGGCACTCGTTCTCGCGGGATGTGCGTCAACCGGCGACACCGCCGCACTGGACGGCATCATCATCGGCACCACCGACGTCATCACGTCGCTCGACCCGGCAGGGTCCTATGACAACGGGTCATTCGCGGTGCAGAACCAGGTCTTTCCGTTCCTCATGAACAGTCCATACGGCAGTCCTGATGTCGAGCCGGACATCGCGGAATCCGCAGAGTTCACTGCGCCGACGGAGTACACCGTCACCCTGAAGGAAGGCCTGACCTTCGCGAACGGCAACGAACTTACGTCGTCCGACGTCAAGTTCACGTTTGATCGCCAACTGGCGATCGCCGACCCGAACGGCCCGTCGAGCTTGCTCTACAACCTGGAGAGCACCGACGCCCCCGATGACCTGACTGTGGTCTTCCATCTGAAGAGCGAGAACGACCAGGTCTTCCCACAGATTCTCTCGAGCCCGGTTTCACCAATCGTCGACGAAGAGGTGTTCTCCGCCACCGAGCTGACCCCGTCCGACGAGGTCGTCGCCGGCAACGGGTTCGCCGGCCAGTACTCGATCAGTGACTACGCCGAGAACGAGCTCATCCAGTACGAGGCTTTCCCCGACTATAACGGGGTGCTCGGCGCCGCCAAGACTGACAGCGTCACCGCGCAGTACTTCACCGACGAGACATCGCTCAAGTTGGCGGTGCAGGAGGGCGATGCGGATGTCGCGTTCCGCAGCCTCACCCCAACCGACCTCGCTGACCTGCGTGACGACGAAAACGTCACCGTGTATGACGGGCCGGGTGGAGAGATCCGCTACATCGTGTTCAACTTCAACACGCAACCATTCGGCCTCCAAACGCCGGACGCCGACCCCGCAAAGGCGCTGGCCGTGCGTCAGGCGATCGCTGGCGTGATCGACCGCGAGCAGATCGCCTCCGAGGTGTACAACGACACATTCACGCCGCTCTACTCGTACGTACCCGACGGCCTGACCGGTGCGAACGAGTCACTGAAGGTGTACGGAGACGGTCAGGGTGGTCCCGACGTTGAGAAGGCCGCAGCCACACTGCAGGCGGCGGGTGTGACCACGCCGGTACAACTCAACCTGCAGTACAACCCCGACCACTATGGCAACTCGTCAGACGAGGAGTACGCGCTCATCCAAGCCCAGTTGAACGAGTCCGGACTGTTCACGGTCAACCTGCAGTCGACGCTGTGGGACACCTACAACCCTGAGTACCGTGAGGGGCTCTACCCGCTCTTCCAGCTGGGGTGGTACCCCGACTACTCAGACGCTGACAACTACCTGACGCCGTTCTTCCTGCCCACAACCGATGCCGACGGCAACGCTGTCAACGGTGGGTTCTTCGCCAACGGTTACAACGACCCCGCGGTGGATCAGCTCATCCTTGCTCAGGGTGAGGAAGCGGACCCCGATGCCCGGGCCGCACTGATCGAAGAAATTCAGACCAAGGTGGCAGAACAGGTATCGACGTTGCCCTATCTGCAGGGTGCGCAGGTTGCTGTCGCCCGTAACGACATCACCGGTGTTGAAACCACCCTCGATCCGTCGTTCAAGTTCCGCTACGGGGCCCTCGGCCGCGAATAA
- a CDS encoding UDP-glucose/GDP-mannose dehydrogenase family protein, with amino-acid sequence MATRNAGGRPRLTVIGTGYLGATHAVCMASLGFEVLGVDVDRDKLDRLENGDVPFFEPGLAEQLRQAVDSGRLQFTDDFVRAADFGDVHFICVGTPQTADSPAADLRFVDAAFSRLAENITRPALIVGKSTVPIGTAERLTELVQDLSPAGEAVDVAWNPEFLREGHAVQDTLHPDRLVFGVCSESAAEKLREVFAPMLDEGTPVIITDLKTAELVKVAANAFLATKISYINAMAEVCEATGADVNLLATALSYDSRIGGRFLKPGLGFGGGCLPKDIRAFAHRAEELGVGQAVSFLREVDAINHRRRTRTVDLVRELAGGALAGKRIAVLGAAFKPNSDDIRDAPALDVAAMLHDADAIVSVYDPAAMDNAKRAYPQLRYADTLLEAIKDADVVAMLTEWDEFRDADPEKLGQHVALRRIVDGRHALDADAYRSTGWEYRALGRPADSHTVALISDKQDELIPG; translated from the coding sequence ATGGCAACTCGAAACGCCGGCGGGCGCCCCCGCCTAACCGTGATCGGCACCGGATACCTGGGTGCCACGCACGCTGTCTGCATGGCGAGCCTCGGATTCGAGGTACTCGGTGTCGACGTGGATCGGGACAAGCTTGACCGCCTGGAGAACGGCGACGTTCCCTTCTTCGAACCAGGATTGGCCGAGCAACTTCGCCAGGCGGTCGACTCCGGGCGCCTCCAGTTCACCGACGACTTCGTGCGAGCCGCGGATTTCGGCGACGTGCACTTCATCTGCGTCGGAACGCCGCAGACGGCCGATTCCCCGGCCGCCGACCTGCGGTTCGTTGACGCGGCATTCAGCCGGCTCGCCGAGAACATCACCCGACCGGCGCTGATCGTCGGCAAGTCCACGGTTCCCATTGGCACGGCAGAGCGGTTGACCGAACTCGTGCAGGACCTCTCGCCGGCCGGCGAGGCGGTGGATGTCGCATGGAACCCGGAGTTTTTGCGCGAGGGGCACGCCGTGCAGGACACCCTGCACCCGGACCGGCTGGTGTTCGGGGTGTGCTCAGAGTCGGCGGCCGAGAAGTTGCGGGAGGTCTTCGCCCCGATGCTCGACGAGGGCACGCCGGTGATCATCACTGACCTGAAGACCGCGGAGCTGGTCAAGGTCGCCGCGAACGCGTTCCTCGCCACCAAGATCTCGTACATCAATGCGATGGCGGAGGTGTGCGAGGCCACCGGCGCCGACGTGAACCTGCTGGCCACCGCGCTGTCATACGACTCCCGCATCGGCGGCCGGTTCTTGAAGCCCGGCCTCGGGTTCGGCGGCGGATGCCTGCCGAAGGACATCCGCGCATTCGCCCACCGTGCCGAGGAACTCGGTGTCGGGCAGGCGGTGTCATTCCTGCGGGAGGTCGACGCGATCAACCACCGGCGCCGCACTCGAACCGTTGACCTGGTGCGGGAGCTCGCCGGAGGTGCGCTCGCCGGCAAACGGATCGCCGTGCTCGGCGCTGCGTTCAAGCCGAACTCCGACGACATCCGTGACGCTCCCGCCCTCGACGTGGCAGCGATGCTGCATGACGCCGACGCGATCGTGTCGGTGTACGACCCGGCGGCGATGGACAACGCGAAGCGGGCATACCCGCAGCTGCGCTATGCCGACACCCTGCTGGAGGCGATCAAGGATGCCGACGTTGTCGCGATGCTCACCGAGTGGGACGAGTTCCGCGACGCCGATCCGGAGAAACTCGGGCAGCACGTGGCGCTCCGCCGCATCGTCGACGGGCGGCACGCGCTCGACGCCGACGCCTACCGGTCCACCGGGTGGGAGTATCGGGCGCTTGGCCGGCCCGCCGATTCCCACACCGTCGCGCTGATCTCAGACAAGCAGGATGAGCTGATTCCCGGCTAG
- the dnaG gene encoding DNA primase, which yields MAGLIRRGDIDEVRARTNIADVIGDHVTLKNAGVGSMKGLCPFHEERSPSFHVRPQVGFYHCFGCGEGGDVFTFLQKVDHVTFQEAVERLAARIGFPLHYEDGGEASADHGNRARLLAANKAAEEYFRAQLNSSDAAEARRFLGQRGFDPAAADRFGVGYAPKSFDSLSKALKAQGFTEQELVTAGLLSTGDRGNSYDRFRGRLVWPIRDVTGQTVGFGARRLFDDDKGPKYLNTPETPVYHKSQVLYGLDLAKRDIAKGKQVVVVEGYTDVMACHLAGVTTAVATCGTAFGVDHIKVVRRVLGDVANSDTTGTGEVIFTFDPDEAGQKAASRAFSEEQRFAAQTFVAVAPDGLDPCDLRLNRGDDAVRRLVQTRKPMFEFMIRRELTEHDLETVEGRVAALRAAAPVVAGIRDQSLSVGYVRSVAGWIGIDPADVGRAVASARKSLAARGTTETRGAGDSRGAADSRGTGEHRGPTDHRGAGESRRPGDPRGTAEPRGEHTANRPTPGGPGDPAGYGAPAEPYLAVPAVIEAPLVSIMTLPTDPSTRLERDAMMAILQQPSAIGRDLVERASRVGFHNQPLSVLRDAVAANLDHIDAPNWLTVIAQTVPAPLTRLVEELAVAPIPERPGQLAAYCQGITTSLIDRDLARRKSDLLGGLQRTDAAANPERYAQLQRDLVQVEKDRRALREE from the coding sequence ATGGCTGGACTGATTCGACGGGGTGACATCGATGAGGTTCGGGCCCGAACCAACATCGCGGATGTCATCGGCGATCACGTCACGCTGAAGAACGCCGGCGTCGGGTCGATGAAGGGACTCTGCCCGTTCCACGAGGAACGAAGCCCGAGCTTCCACGTCAGGCCTCAGGTCGGCTTCTACCACTGCTTCGGCTGCGGCGAGGGCGGTGACGTCTTCACCTTCCTGCAGAAGGTCGACCACGTCACCTTCCAGGAGGCCGTCGAACGACTTGCCGCCCGCATCGGGTTCCCGCTGCACTACGAAGACGGCGGCGAGGCCTCGGCCGACCACGGGAACCGCGCCAGACTGCTTGCGGCGAACAAGGCGGCAGAAGAGTACTTCCGGGCCCAGCTCAACTCGTCCGACGCCGCCGAGGCCCGCCGGTTCCTGGGCCAGCGCGGCTTCGACCCTGCCGCCGCTGACCGATTCGGGGTGGGCTACGCGCCCAAGTCGTTCGACTCCCTGTCGAAGGCGCTCAAGGCGCAGGGCTTCACCGAGCAAGAACTGGTGACCGCCGGGCTGCTGAGCACCGGCGACCGCGGCAACTCCTACGACCGGTTCCGCGGTCGGCTGGTCTGGCCGATCCGCGATGTCACCGGGCAGACGGTGGGCTTTGGGGCGCGCCGGCTGTTCGACGACGACAAGGGCCCGAAGTACCTGAACACCCCAGAAACGCCCGTCTACCACAAGAGCCAGGTGCTGTACGGGCTGGACCTGGCCAAACGCGACATAGCCAAGGGCAAGCAGGTCGTGGTCGTAGAGGGCTACACCGATGTGATGGCCTGCCACCTGGCGGGGGTGACGACCGCGGTCGCCACCTGCGGTACCGCGTTCGGCGTGGACCACATCAAGGTGGTGCGTCGGGTGCTCGGCGATGTGGCGAACTCCGACACCACCGGAACCGGCGAAGTGATCTTCACCTTCGACCCCGATGAGGCCGGCCAGAAGGCGGCCAGCCGCGCGTTCAGCGAAGAGCAGCGCTTCGCCGCGCAGACCTTCGTGGCGGTCGCCCCGGACGGGCTCGACCCCTGCGACCTGCGGCTGAACCGCGGCGACGATGCCGTGCGTCGGCTGGTGCAGACCCGCAAGCCGATGTTCGAGTTCATGATCCGCCGCGAACTCACCGAGCATGACCTCGAGACCGTCGAGGGACGCGTCGCGGCGCTCCGGGCCGCGGCACCCGTGGTCGCCGGCATCCGTGACCAGTCGCTCAGCGTCGGCTATGTGCGCAGCGTCGCCGGGTGGATCGGCATCGATCCCGCCGACGTCGGCCGCGCTGTCGCCAGCGCCCGCAAGAGCCTCGCGGCGCGGGGGACAACCGAGACCCGCGGTGCGGGCGACAGTCGGGGTGCAGCCGATAGCCGCGGCACGGGCGAGCATCGTGGCCCGACCGACCATCGTGGCGCGGGCGAGAGCCGACGGCCGGGTGACCCTCGTGGAACTGCGGAGCCCCGCGGTGAGCACACCGCGAACCGGCCCACTCCCGGCGGCCCTGGCGACCCCGCCGGGTATGGCGCTCCAGCCGAGCCCTATTTGGCCGTGCCCGCGGTCATTGAGGCACCGCTGGTGTCGATCATGACGCTGCCGACCGACCCGTCGACCCGGCTCGAACGGGACGCGATGATGGCGATCCTGCAGCAACCCTCGGCGATTGGCCGCGACCTCGTGGAACGCGCCTCCAGAGTGGGCTTCCACAACCAGCCGTTGTCGGTGTTGCGTGACGCGGTCGCCGCGAATCTCGACCACATCGACGCCCCCAACTGGCTGACCGTGATCGCGCAGACTGTGCCCGCGCCACTGACCCGGCTCGTCGAGGAACTCGCGGTCGCACCCATCCCTGAGAGGCCAGGTCAACTGGCGGCCTATTGCCAGGGAATCACCACGTCGCTGATCGACCGCGATCTCGCGCGCCGCAAGTCGGATCTGCTCGGCGGGCTGCAGCGCACCGACGCCGCAGCCAACCCGGAACGGTACGCGCAGCTGCAGCGCGACCTGGTGCAGGTCGAAAAAGACCGACGCGCCCTCAGAGAGGAATAG
- a CDS encoding deoxyguanosinetriphosphate triphosphohydrolase, translating into MADGVAEGYGPADTDRWLPEEHYSRRSDFARDRARVLHSSALRRLAAKTQVLSPIAGVDFARNRLTHSLEVAQVGRELGASLGLDPDVVDTACLAHDLGHPPFGHNGEKALNDWAANIGGFEGNAQTLRLLTRLEPKVFGDDGASFGLNLTRASLDASCKYPWPARQGVPDPSGRSKFGFYDDDVAAFEWLRAGAPERQRCIEAQVMDLSDDIAYSVHDFEDAVVGGYIDVYSLGSRTDHDALIDSASAWVGGQFSPDELGAAFDRLDGLSVWIREWDGGQRALGQLKNLTSQLIGRFAGEATRATREAHPSGSLIRFGASVVVPREIEAEIAALKGIVAAFVMEHDSRQPLYVEQREVLTELADALWAAGPGALDVGFAADFETAETDAARRRVIIDQVASLTDQSAMSLHAGIAR; encoded by the coding sequence GTGGCTGACGGCGTGGCCGAGGGCTACGGCCCAGCCGACACCGACCGCTGGTTGCCAGAAGAGCACTACTCGCGGCGCAGCGATTTCGCCCGCGACCGCGCCCGGGTATTGCACTCCAGCGCGCTGCGCCGGCTCGCCGCAAAGACCCAGGTGCTCAGCCCGATCGCCGGCGTCGACTTCGCCCGCAACCGGCTGACGCACTCGCTCGAAGTGGCGCAGGTCGGCAGGGAACTCGGCGCCAGCCTCGGACTTGACCCGGATGTCGTCGACACCGCGTGCCTCGCGCACGACCTTGGCCACCCGCCGTTCGGGCACAACGGCGAGAAGGCGCTCAACGACTGGGCCGCCAACATCGGCGGTTTCGAGGGCAACGCGCAGACCCTGCGGCTGCTCACCCGGCTCGAGCCGAAGGTGTTCGGCGACGACGGCGCGAGCTTCGGTCTGAACCTCACTCGGGCCAGCCTCGACGCCAGCTGCAAATACCCGTGGCCGGCACGGCAGGGCGTGCCCGACCCGAGCGGGCGCAGCAAGTTCGGCTTCTACGACGACGATGTGGCCGCCTTCGAGTGGCTGCGCGCCGGCGCCCCCGAGCGGCAACGCTGCATCGAGGCGCAGGTGATGGACCTGTCCGACGACATCGCATACTCGGTGCACGACTTCGAGGATGCCGTGGTCGGCGGGTACATCGACGTCTATTCGCTGGGCTCCCGCACCGACCACGACGCGCTCATCGACTCGGCGTCAGCCTGGGTCGGCGGTCAGTTCAGCCCGGACGAACTCGGCGCCGCCTTCGACCGGCTCGACGGGTTGTCGGTCTGGATCCGCGAATGGGACGGCGGACAACGCGCGCTCGGCCAGCTGAAGAACCTCACCAGCCAGCTGATCGGCCGCTTCGCCGGAGAAGCCACCCGCGCCACCCGCGAGGCGCACCCCTCCGGCAGCCTCATCCGGTTCGGCGCCAGCGTGGTGGTGCCGCGCGAGATCGAGGCGGAGATCGCCGCGCTGAAGGGCATTGTCGCGGCATTCGTGATGGAGCATGACAGCCGGCAGCCGCTCTACGTCGAGCAGCGCGAGGTGCTCACCGAACTGGCCGACGCGCTCTGGGCGGCCGGTCCCGGCGCGCTCGATGTGGGCTTCGCCGCCGACTTCGAGACCGCCGAAACGGATGCCGCGCGCCGCCGCGTCATCATCGATCAGGTCGCCAGCCTCACCGATCAATCCGCGATGAGCCTGCACGCCGGGATCGCGAGGTAG